A single region of the Panthera tigris isolate Pti1 chromosome B1, P.tigris_Pti1_mat1.1, whole genome shotgun sequence genome encodes:
- the TEX15 gene encoding testis-expressed protein 15 isoform X3: protein MGTNKMEMKDIAKHKTLWKMNSTSEPLLLAGVEVNPLKKFTIPKIRRAAGKAYLSPCCTNTREYSFIHDTLNQCRLDVGCDLQSSWQFGDTKLVHNEDLEKKFTSKRSEMRESGRHGRELEEHFCFLALTQNDVAEIYQNGISTRASTFKILGNPLLGIYVFRHVDIALNYAHSKSITVESIIIFKVLFGKVKKIRPSLDKNKVSLDPSPNFDCHMSRSIPSLKDAIELQACNSAVYFYEYNVLSKPVDKPRHCLPYATVTVKFIGQKVDSGHLITSLRFLSTGFPKRAERTCSLNNCTVAKRIGKGKDATVVFEHFRKPVDPFVQENCSCGSLNSEINPSNTNISNSYGNVKNGNISVYETYGGQMEHNLAECRDTSHIYDSGLSFIPSDTRESVNGDPMLNLAHLKNTLSGLSAAFPLHNNTGSSTVITSKLIKDPRLMRREESIGKHNNITDLNEILPLEKSLDFVNSEINLSSMPNNSASSSEVVPGDHSVLTNCLDAPSFKISFDGSQSQAHNLDFNNYDYTIPSKITPAGQRKGQDNFSFPMCLPNVLSEVENQKHNEEEAQRSELRSNIPLLIEENSEAHNSYESVNICTKGHSNHISLESWSSNLETVSQTGQQMSTAFPLQRKESIHEYTQNIGEMRDFTGPENNSKHGEKQVLWKEIDFTKEAKVSSVDNYISLYQEYKEDESLDSYGKNCDQILIAQELEIQKSSTSTTKDEYELDHLSLELQRVESLSQKHPQLSLDYEDNIHTSFAVSQKLMELKLGKPNQNCVSIVTDAFQEAKDIPQVKELPIDTIISSHDIKPTHDNSDYNITREYVCVHGRNENDPVSLENIQRDCGETFQIDEGHTLFCNAELHSDTHLNIDFREQGDNDKENENEAKEEDIALSTESRENIYGEEKQGFHTNQSYTNTDERRENKNYNNVEILSSEECCTFNLSSGERHVSTEATLLENEDTMTATQQKDAPNTGRTVEHLAYTAFPKVEGSSEHEASSTAVQTAGATVPTSGTDREDHQRYQIKETCSSESLDFGLLVKHRVSDCEMDMDNNKLHDSFHQSVSDTSVLQSFKLENKIEVGLEQCDDAFLIQQHSHRNDPCEEFRAIYETLKSRIDWEGLLGSNNGEREVRKSSRRNENSDQHYPKKSICFYPSTQKNKGELNPLLLPDLQIRITNTLMPGFNPTFESLALKDNFCKYITKTTGPEINEEGKVSGFEMYSHCSGENSGYPCEDEFGNRRQESGLVNKSEIALSLDVSHNTQVNHVSEKQNSGPLPTEPSNVTALNNESRCSLTGSKTDCNDITSKKDTQSRISKRKRRMPFRDQNTPHKDVRRREIYGKKRRLTSLDSSEHFSSLSQGRIKTFSKSEKHIRSVLDILNSEASLCKSKRLSRRLDRAVLHLKKAHRRVHTSLQLIAKVGEKRKGPLPKSYAIICNNFWESCDLQGYSSVSERRYYSTKHFLSKRKYGKPGEKRALGFEVDKSLTHVSKPKSYKASRARIAECISKRSMASSVSGSHTTIHVREFCDFEYPESQLALCSTSQSASHSAYNKSRMRNRRSSELQLFSGKTGCLFSPACPDEKITEKENQVGIKFLSNINKYENPENHSAHNIKDAENNSETNKVINKSNSVSLSCIKEDKVSFSTDTSYNATCITHTKVKTDIVISVLESDIKHLLNVDVCTPDNLILSDCKGNLEVNLPVEERTAANQSSKPGTVPENFLKDPLNLTLITHKKSDSIPQLLSTTAVTDSEGESSESYLDKQRVFAVDSFTTSTNVPHCQPGCDGKELLKTEQCSSSNCFHIDGNESHVLEDSELGLRLVTEESKSCRKNTMKELFSNDSYLLLKDNMKGSSSKKCMANKDIWDRKMWKVKQAEKARDSLHKKSMTEGCTVKTPFKNQKNKILEESSYLSKKTIKNNLIDSHLNVENITEAVALNNPVSNHLNKREEEGGVKVSNDPQSDSALHSEIACNSKPGIIGMNPIPVLHTDSQTSEVSTPENKAASYTNGLKEKHCSANHSALTARLAQILRRADETSSLQILLEETKACQSILPLFVEAFERNQECSLEQILISRELLVEQNLWNNCRHKLKPCAVDSLVELQMMMETIQFIENKRRLLGGEPTYRSLLWYDETLYSELLGRPRGFQQQSNFYPAFQGRLKYNAFCELQNYHDQLIELFEETKRENNSYYAFLKYKRQINECEAVMKRCSDCFDFSLSVPFTCGVNFGDSLGDLETLRKSTLKLIGMYGDSPKVDSYPGKQDHLWIIIEMITSKVNFIKSSEAISIKISLYGLEHIFFDAAKSLIWKEKRESFSKIYSGENREMLLKMNQCAFSKLKKIYDTLSKDLSSEQISNTALENMEIASRKSDDLINKAPVTLENCGFNSTLLSHPDICCISEILDQAEFADSKKLQDLTLRCTEHLEILKKYFQMLQEENIDNIFITEENVLDMVKNHNHGAIILKPAAIETYIEIVMLSETIHFLKNSMAKKLDKQRFRGMLWFDLSLLPELVHCQEKMASFSFLKDNSTDCLWKVIETAISELKKDLDIIYKYSEAVNCSYALHLLSRELQELTEIQKLLKKSQYSVSTYIDFVPCIASINYGNTMTELEYSHNQFSALLENIMAAPRKDLGKMAHIMKVMKTIEHMKIICTKNAELTISFILCQMLHNRKKTSQLQGKEKTNVHVKPRKDSNKSSIYMKVPSISECIMKTVSHSSEKRSITVDKCGDPQKQQKNTTVSSCKKQKVDIKDVTKINREKATFKDSRTTRSHLESESEIGPSSSDNLKRNHVSPKKAEMERSLLGSLLPLKNLKDTCISKSEGKIDLTNISSHTSEDFTGQQGNLSSMKKRDVNFSAAETKSDKKDCCFASCEQKSVDGIFRDIPANLETNNTVFELQDHEILNSSIKNSACTNPSESKFIQDKFPVLQVNKTQPAKTELKGKCMKDTFSPNTIPVGASGNITLSVNQTTEQSFSEQQNNENSKVLTQNAAACWNELPQSACTPIYNSSQHPFGTSYPYYTWCVYHYSNSSGSSITQTYHGITSYEVQPPPSAMLTAIQPIFSQYAPHQAFPQAAYPYPPDSGVLPQVPWTYVPWQQEPFQPGQ, encoded by the exons AAAGAACCTGCTCTCTGAATAACTGTACAGTTGCCAAAAgaattggaaaaggaaaagatgctaCTGTCGTCTTTGAACATTTCAGGAAACCTGTAGATCCATTTGTTCAGGAAAACTGTTCTTGCGGCTCACTAAATTCAGAGATAAATCCTTCCAACACAAATATTTCTAATTCCTATGGAAAtgtgaaaaatggaaacatttctgtATATGAAACATACGGTGGACAGATGGAGCACAATTTAGCAGAATGTAGAGACACTTCTCATATATATGATTCAGGTCTTTCATTTATTCCCAGTGATACCAGAGAAAGTGTTAATGGTGACCCCATGTTAAATTTGGCACATCTCAAAAATACTTTAAGTggtctttctgctgctttcccCCTTCATAACAATACTGGATCAAGCACAGTTATTACTTCAAAACTCATTAAAGACCCAAGACTGatgaggagagaagaaagcataggaaaacataataatattacagatttaaatgagattttgCCACTTGAGAAGAGTTTAGATTTTgtgaattcagaaataaatctatCATCTATGCCAAATAATTCTGCCTCCTCATCTGAAGTTGTGCCTGGTGATCATTCTGTTCTTACTAATTGTTTGGATGCCCCTAGcttcaaaatttcttttgatgGTTCACAATCTCAAGCTCACAACTTGGACTTTAACAACTATGATTATACAATTCCCAGTAAAATTACCCCAGCAGGACAGCGTAAGGGCCAAgataatttttcctttccaatgtgTTTGCCAAATGTACTTTCAGAAGTTGAGAACCAAAAACACAATGAGGAAGAAGCCCAGAGATCTGAACTGAGAAGCAACATCCCACTTTTAATTGAAGAAAACAGTGAAGCACATAACTCTTATGAATCAGTGAATATTTGTACAAAAGGGCACAGTAATCACATCTCTCTGGAGTCATGGTCTTCTAATTTAGAAACTGTATCTCAGACTGGTCAGCAAATGTCTACAGCTTTTCCtctccaaaggaaagaaagcatacATGAGTACACCCAAAATATTGGAGAAATGAGAGACTTCACTGGCCCCGAAAATAATTCCAAACATGGAGAAAAGCAGGTTTTGTGGAAGGAAATTGATTTTACTAAGGAAGCAAAAGTCAGTTCAGTAgataattatatttctttgtacCAAGAATACAAAGAGGATGAGAGTCTTGATTCTTATGGGAAAAATTGTGATCAAATATTAATTGCTCAAgaattagaaatacaaaaatcttcCACATCTACCACAAAGGATGAATATGAGCTAGATCATCTAAGTTTGGAATTACAAAGAGTGGAGAGCCTTTCACAGAAGCATCCTCAACTCTCTTTAGATTATGAAGATAACATTCATACAAGTTTTGCAGTTTCTCAAAAACTAATGGAACTAAAACTGGGAAAACCAAATCAAAACTGTGTTAGCATTGTGACTGATGCTTTCCAGGAAGCAAAAGACATTCCCCAGGTCAAAGAACTGCCAATTGATACAATTATTTCATCTCATGACATTAAACCAACTCATGACAACTCAGATTATAACATAACTAGAGAATATGTATGTGTccatggaagaaatgaaaatgacccAGTGTCATTAGAGAACATACAAAGAGACTGTGGAGAAACTTTTCAAATTGATGAAGGTCATACTCTGTTCTGTAATGCAGAGTTGCACAGTGATACACACCTGAATATTGATTTCAGAGAACAAGGagataatgataaagaaaatgaaaatgaggctaAAGAGGAAGACATTGCCTTGTCtacagaaagcagagaaaatatatatggagAGGAGAAGCAGGGTTTTCATACAAACCAAAGTTACACCAACACAGATGAAAGAAGGGagaataaaaattacaacaaTGTAGAAATTCTTAGTTCTGAAGAATGTTGTACATTTAATTTGAGTTCGGGGGAAAGACATGTGTCAACAGAAGCTACATTGttagaaaatgaagacactatgACTGCCACACAACAAAAAGATGCTCCAAATACTGGCAGGACTGTAGAGCATTTGGCTTAcacagcatttcccaaagttGAAGGGTCTTCAGAACATGAAGCCTCAAGTACTGCAGTGCAGACAGCTGGTGCTACGGTGCCTACATCGGGCACAGATCGTGAAGATCACCAAAGATACCAGATTAAAGAAACTTGTTCTTCTGAGAGTCTAGATTTTGGGTTGTTAGTAAAACATAGGGTTTCTGATTGTGAAATGGATATGGATAACAATAAATTACATGACTCATTTCATCAGTCAGTAAGTGATACTTCAGTTCTTCAGAGTTTCAAATTGGAAAATAAGATTGAAGTAGGATTGGAACAGTGTGATGATGCTTTTCTAATTCAACAACATAGCCATAGAAATGATCCATGTGAAGAATTTAGGGCCATATATGAAACTCTGAAGTCTCGTATTGATTGGGAAGGTCTACTAGGAAGCAATAATGGGGAGAGGGAAGTTAGGAAAAGCTCCAGAAGAAACGAGAATAGTGATCAGCATTACCCTaagaaaagtatttgtttttatccctctacacaaaaaaacaaaggagagctCAATCCACTTTTACTTCCAGATTTACAAATTAGAATCACTAATACATTAATGCCAGGATTCAATCCCACTTTTGAATCCCTTGCATTGAAAGATAATTTTTGCAAATACATAACTAAAACCACAGGACCAGAAATAAATGAGGAGGGGAAAGTGTCAGGATTTGAAATGTATTCCCACTGCTCTGGTGAAAATTCAGGTTATCCATGTGAAGATGAATTTGGTAATAGAAGGCAAGAATCAGGACTAGTGAATAAGTCTGAAATTGCTCTTTCTCTTGATGTGAGTCATAATACACAAGTGAATCATgtgtctgaaaaacaaaacagtggacCTTTGCCTACTGAACCCTCTAATGTCACAGCATTAAATAATGAAAGCAGATGTTCCTTGACAGGGTCAAAAACTGATTGTAATGATATTACAAGTAAAAAGGACACACAATCAAGAATTAGCAAAAGAAAGCGACGTATGCCTTTTAGGGACCAGAACACACCACATAAGGATGTAAGACGTCGTGAAATTTATGGGAAGAAGAGGAGACTAACCAGTCTAGACTCTTctgaacatttttcttcattatccCAAGGACGAATTAAAACCTTTTCAAAGTCGGAAAAACACATCAGGAGTGTCCTTGATATTCTAAATAGTGAAGCATCTTTATGCAAAAGCAAACGTCTTTCCAGAAGACTTGACAGAGctgttcttcatttaaaaaaagctcaTAGAAGAGTTCACACGTCTTTGCAACTTATAGCTaaagtaggagaaaaaagaaaaggcccaTTACCAAAATCATATGCAATAATATGCAATAATTTCTGGGAAAGTTGTGACCTTCAAGGTTATAGCTCTGTGTCTGAAAGAAGATATTATTCCACTAAACATTttttgtcaaaaagaaaatacGGCAAACCAGGAGAGAAAAGAGCTTTGGGATTTGAAGTGGATAAATCATTAACTCATGTATCAAAGCCCAAGTCTTACAAAGCAAGTAGAGCGAGAATCGCAGAGTGCATTTCTAAGAGAAGTATGGCCAGCAGTGTCTCCGGAAGTCACACCACCATTCATGTAAGGGAATTTTGTGATTTCGAGTATCCTGAGTCACAGTTAGCCCTGTGCTCCACATCCCAAAGTGCCAGTCATTCCGCTTATAACAAGAGCCGGATGAGAAATCGAAGATCATCAGAACTTCAGCTGTTTTCTGGAAAAACTGGATGTCTATTTTCCCCAGCCTGCCCAGAtgagaaaataactgaaaaagaaaatcaagttggCATAAAGTTTTTAtcaaacattaataaatatgaaaatcctGAGAACCACTCAGCACACAATATTAAGGATGCAGAAAACAATTCCGAGactaataaagtaataaataagagTAATTCAGTATCATTAAGTTGCATAAAAGAAGACAAAGTAAGTTTTAGCACAGACACAAGTTATAATGCAACCTGTATAACACACACAAAGGTAAAAACTGACATAGTTATTTCAGTTTTAGAATCAGATATCAAGCACCTTTTAAACGTTGATGTCTGCACACCAGATAACCTTATTTTATCTGATTGTAAAGGCAACCTGGAAGTAAATTTGCCTGTAGAAGAACGGACAGCTGCTAATCAGAGCTCCaaaccaggcactgttccagaaAACTTCCTTAAGGACCCATTAAATCTAACTCTGATAACACACAAAAAGTCTGACAGTATTCCTCAATTGTTATCAACCACAGCAGTGACAGACAGTGAAGGAGAATCTTCAGAATCTTATTTGGATAAACAGAGAGTTTTTGCTGTAGATTCTTTTACAACATCCACCAATGTACCACACTGCCAGCCAGGATGTGATGGAAAGGAACTTCTAAAGACAGAACAATGTTCTTCAAGTAATTGCTTCCATATAGATGGGAATGAATCACATGTTCTTGAGGATTCTGAGTTGGGTCTCAGATTAGTAACTGAAGAAAGTAAAAGTTGTAGGAAAAATACAATGAAGGAACTATTTTCCAATGATAGTTATTTGCTCTTAAAAGATAATATGAAGGGTTCTTCTTCAAAAAAGTGTATGGCAAATAAAGACATTTGGGACAGAAAAATGTGGAAAGTTAAACAAGCAGAAAAAGCAAGAGATTCACTTCACAAAAAAAGCATGACTGAAGGATGCACTGTTAAGACTCCgttcaaaaatcaaaagaacaagATCTTAGAAGAATCCTCCTACTTAagcaagaaaacaattaaaaataacttgattGATTCTCATCTAAACGTTGAAAACATTACTGAGGCAGTCGCTTTGAATAACCCAGTTTCTAATCATCTtaacaaaagagaggaagaagggggagttAAAGTTAGTAATGACCCTCAGTCTGACTCTGCATTGCATTCGGAAATAGCCTGTAATTCTAAACCAGGCATTATAGGAATGAATCCTATTCCTGTTTTACATACTGACTCTCAAACTTCCGAAGTCTCTACTCCTGAGAATAAGGCTGCATCATACACGAATGGATTAAAAGAGAAACATTGCTCAGCTAATCATTCAGCTCTTACAGCCAGGCTAGCTCAGATTTTGAGAAGGGCAGATGAAACATCATCTTTGCAGATTCTACTGGAAGAAACTAAGGCCTGTCAAAGTATTCTCCCTTTATTTGTTGAAGCTtttgaaagaaaccaagaatgTTCTCTCGAACAAATCCTGATTTCAAGAGAACTATTAGTAGAACAAAACCTGTGGAATAATTGCAGACACAAATTAAAGCCATGTGCTGTTGACTCCTTGGTAGAACTCCAAATGATGATGGAAACTATTCAAttcattgaaaacaaaagaaggctCTTAGGAGGTGAACCAACCTACCGAAGCTTGCTCTGGTATGATGAAACACTGTACAGTGAGCTGCTTGGTAGACCACGTGGATTTCAACAACAATCCAACTTCTATCCTGCTTTTCAAGGAAGATTGAAGTATAATGCATTCTGTGAGTTACAAAACTATCATGATCAgttaattgaattatttgaggaaaccaaaagggaaaataattcatACTATGCATTCTTAAAATACAAACGACAGATTAATGAGTGTGAAGCAGTAATGAAGCGTTGTTCTGATTgctttgacttttctctttctgttccatttACCTGTGGAGTTAACTTTGGAGATAGTTTAGGAGACCTAGAAACCTTAAGAAAAAGTACTTTAAAGCTGATTGGTATGTATGGGGACTCTCCTAAAGTTGATTCCTATCCAGGAAAACAAGACCATTTGTGGATTATCATAGAAATGATCACCtctaaagttaattttattaagaGCAGTGAGGcaataagtattaaaatatcTCTTTATGGTCTGGAACATATCTTTTTTGATGCTGCAAAAagtcttatttggaaagagaagagagaatctttcAGCAAAATATACTCAGGAGAGAATAGAGAAATGCTACTCAAAATGAATCAGTGTGCTTTTTCTAAGTTGAAAAAGATATATGATACATTGTCTAAGGATTTAAGCAGTGAACAAATTTCTAATACTGCGCTTGAGAATATGGAGATTGCTTCCAGAAAGTCAGATGATCTAATAAACAAAGCACCAGTTACCCTAGAAAACTGTGGGTTTAACAGTACTTTGCTTTCACACCCAGATATCTGTTGTATTAGCGAAATACTAGATCAAGCTGAATTTGCAGACTCTAAGAAATTACAGGACCTCACTTTGAGATGTACCGAACacctagaaattttaaaaaaatactttcagatgCTGCAAGAAGAGAACATAGATAACATTTTTATCACAGAAGAAAACGTTTTGGACATGGTGAAAAACCACAATCATGGGGCCATAATTTTAAAGCCTGCAGCCATTGAAACCTATATTGAAATTGTCATGCTTTCAGAAACCATTCACTTTCTTAAAAACTCAATGGCAAAGAAACTAGACAAACAGAGGTTTCGAGGTATGCTTTGGTTTGATTTGTCACTTCTTCCTGAGCTGGTTCACTGCCAGGAAAAAAtggcttctttttcatttcttaaagatAACTCAACAGATTGCCTTTGGAAAGTCATAGAGACTGCTATTTCTGAACTTAAGAAAGATCTggatattatttacaaatatagtgAAGCTGTTAATTGCTCATACGCTCTTCATTTGCTCTCAAGAGAACTTCAGGaacttacagaaatacaaaaacttCTAAAGAAGTCTCAGTATTCCGTTTCCACATATATTGACTTTGTGCCATGTATAGCATCCATAAATTACGGAAACACAATGACAGAGCTGGAATACAGCCACAACCAGTTTTCTGCACTGCTCGAAAATATAATGGCTGCCCCTCGGAAAGATTTAGGGAAAATGGCCCATATTATGAAAGTCATGAAAACTATTGAACATATGAAGATAATATGTACTAAAAATGCTGAATtaaccatttcctttattttgtgcCAAATGCTACATAACAGAAAGAAGACTTCCCAActgcagggaaaagaaaaaacgaACGTGCATGTAAAACCTAGGAAGGATAGCAATAAATCTAGTATTTATATGAAGGTGCCCTCAATTTCAGAGTGCATAATGAAAACTGTTTCACATTCTTCTGAAAAACGATCTATCACTGTAGACAAATGTGGAGACCctcaaaaacaacagaaaaacactACTGTTTCCAGctgtaaaaaacaaaag GTTGACATAAAAGATGTCAcaaaaatcaacagagaaaaggCAACATTCAAGGATTCCAG GACTACAAGATCTCATCTCGAAAGTGAAAGTGAAATAGGACCAAGTTCATCTGACAATCTGAAAAGAAACCATGTATCTCCAAAAAAGGCTGAAATGGAAAGATCACTACTTGGCTCACTTTTACCTTTAAAGAACTTAAAAGACACTTGCATATCAAAGTCAGAGGGCAAAATAGATTTAACTAATATTTCATCTCATACTTCAGAAGATTTCACTGGACAACAGGGAAACTTAAGTAGCATGAAGAAAAGGGATGTGAATTTTAGTGCTGCTGAAACAAAGAGTGATAAGAAAGATTGTTGTTTTGCGAGTTGTGAACAAAAAAGTGTAGATGGCATATTTAGGGACATCCCTGCCAATTTAGAAACAAATAACACTGTCtttgaacttcaagatcatgaaaTATTAAATTCATCTATTAAAAATTCTGCATGCACCAATCCTTCAGAATCCAAATTTATCCAGGACAAATTTCCTGTTCttcaagtaaataaaacacagccTGCAAAAACTGagttaaaaggaaaatgcatgaaGGATACATTCAGTCCCAATACTATACCTGTTGGAGCATCTGGGAACATAACCCTCAGTGTAAATCAAACCACAGAACAATCTTTTTCTGAACAACAGAATAATGAAAATTCCAAAGTCCTAACTCAGAATGCTGCAGCATGTTGGAACGAACTTCCACAGTCTGCATGTACCCCAATATATAATTCTTCTCAGCACCCGTTTGGAACTTCATATCCTTACTACACATGGTGTGTTTATCATTACAGCAACAGCAGTGGCAGCTCCATTACCCAGACATACCATGGGATAACATCATACGAAGTACAGCCGCCTCCTTCTGCGATGTTGACTGCAATT CAGCCGATTTTTTCACAGTATGCTCCCCATCAAGCGTTCCCACAAGCTGCATACCCTTACCCTCCTGATTCAGGTGTGCTTCCACAAGTTCCTTGGACTTACG